A single region of the Austwickia chelonae genome encodes:
- a CDS encoding amino acid permease: MTASDKSDSNQDQGLRRGLKARHINMIAIGGAIGTGLFVASGASISQAGPGGALLAYAAIGLMVYLLMQSLGEMSTYLPVAGSFEAYGTRFVSRSFGFATGWNYWFNWAITVAAELVAAALVMKYWLPDVPSWIWSAIFLTLLFLLNAISVKAFGESEFWFASIKVITIIVFLGIGVLMILGILGGSSPGTSNWTSGDAPFVGGLPAVLAIFMIAGFSFQGTELIGVAAGEAQDPEKSIPKAIKAVFFRIMLFYIGAIAIIGFLIPYTDQRLLDSNVEAVAVSPFTLVFERAGIAGAAALLNAVILTSILSAGNSGMFASTRMLYSLALDGKAPRFLATTNKRGVPMAALIVTTAIGALCFLTSLIGDGGAYTWLVSASGLAGFITWMGIAWCHYRFRKAFVAQGHDPSELPYRARWFPLGPILALVMCAVVILGQNYQAVIGGIKLEALLSSYIGLPLFLALWGGHKLVTRAPAVDAKTADLSRK; the protein is encoded by the coding sequence ATGACCGCTAGCGACAAATCGGACAGCAATCAAGATCAGGGTCTACGACGTGGCTTGAAGGCTCGCCACATCAACATGATCGCCATCGGTGGTGCGATCGGGACCGGTCTTTTCGTCGCCTCCGGGGCGAGCATCAGTCAGGCAGGGCCCGGTGGCGCGCTGCTGGCTTATGCCGCGATCGGTCTGATGGTTTATCTGCTGATGCAGAGCCTGGGAGAGATGTCCACCTATCTGCCGGTGGCCGGCTCCTTCGAGGCTTATGGAACTCGTTTCGTCAGCCGTTCCTTCGGGTTCGCCACTGGATGGAACTACTGGTTCAACTGGGCTATCACCGTGGCGGCCGAATTGGTGGCTGCCGCTTTGGTGATGAAGTACTGGTTGCCTGACGTGCCGTCCTGGATCTGGTCCGCGATCTTCCTCACCTTGCTCTTCCTTCTCAACGCGATCAGCGTGAAGGCCTTCGGTGAGAGTGAATTCTGGTTCGCCAGCATCAAGGTGATCACCATCATCGTCTTCCTGGGTATCGGGGTGCTGATGATCCTGGGCATCCTCGGCGGAAGCTCCCCTGGCACGAGTAACTGGACGTCGGGCGACGCTCCCTTCGTCGGAGGACTGCCTGCTGTGCTCGCCATCTTTATGATCGCGGGTTTCTCTTTTCAGGGCACTGAGCTGATCGGTGTCGCGGCCGGTGAAGCGCAGGACCCGGAGAAGAGCATCCCCAAGGCGATCAAAGCGGTCTTCTTCCGGATCATGCTCTTCTACATCGGTGCTATCGCCATCATCGGTTTCCTCATCCCCTACACCGATCAGCGTCTCCTGGACAGTAATGTCGAAGCAGTGGCAGTCTCACCGTTCACCCTGGTCTTCGAACGAGCTGGCATCGCGGGTGCCGCCGCACTGCTGAATGCGGTGATCTTGACCTCGATCCTGTCCGCTGGTAACTCGGGGATGTTTGCCTCGACCCGCATGTTGTATTCGCTTGCTCTGGACGGCAAGGCTCCTCGTTTCCTTGCGACCACCAATAAGCGAGGTGTGCCGATGGCTGCTCTGATCGTGACCACGGCGATCGGTGCGCTGTGCTTCCTCACCAGCCTCATCGGAGACGGGGGTGCTTATACCTGGCTGGTCAGCGCATCCGGTCTGGCTGGCTTCATCACCTGGATGGGGATCGCCTGGTGTCACTACCGCTTCCGTAAGGCTTTCGTCGCGCAAGGGCACGATCCTTCGGAGTTGCCGTATCGGGCGCGATGGTTCCCCCTGGGGCCGATTCTTGCCCTGGTGATGTGCGCTGTGGTGATCCTGGGGCAGAACTATCAGGCCGTGATCGGTGGGATCAAGCTGGAAGCTTTGCTCTCCTCGTACATCGGTCTTCCACTCTTCCTGGCGTTGTGGGGCGGGCATAAGCTCGTCACTCGTGCGCCCGCCGTTGACGCCAAGACAGCGGACCTGAGCAGGAAATAG
- a CDS encoding D-alanine--D-alanine ligase family protein, with translation MSTQQSRKPRIALVFGGRSSEHSVSCVTAASVLAAIDKDRYEVIPIGITKDGRWVLQEGDLRELTFAGQELPTVPQHAAEVVLPMSSTEGSWTVLEPNRAPAALGEVDVVFPLLHGPFGEDGTIQGMLDLADIRYVGSGVLASALMMDKQFMKLVFLEAGLDVGPYVVITDKDWVQDAEGALARCEKLTYPLFVKPCRAGSSMGVVRVAGPEELRAAVKTAREHDPKVMVEEGIFGREIECGVLEGRSGCPDRVSELGEIAVEHGHDFYDFDAKYLHSEDVRLSCPAVLPSEDADKMRAQALTAFAAAGCEGLARVDFFYTPDRRIVINEINTMPGFTPSSMYPQVWAETGMSYPELISELVELALERRLGLR, from the coding sequence ATGAGCACGCAGCAATCTCGTAAGCCCCGTATAGCACTGGTCTTCGGAGGGAGGTCCTCCGAGCATTCGGTCTCCTGTGTCACCGCAGCCAGTGTCCTCGCCGCGATTGACAAAGATCGGTATGAGGTGATCCCGATCGGGATCACCAAAGACGGGCGATGGGTGCTCCAGGAAGGTGACCTTCGCGAATTGACTTTCGCCGGTCAAGAGTTGCCGACCGTCCCCCAGCATGCGGCCGAGGTCGTGCTTCCCATGAGTAGTACCGAAGGGTCATGGACGGTGCTCGAGCCGAATCGTGCTCCTGCCGCGCTGGGCGAGGTCGATGTCGTCTTCCCGCTCCTGCACGGGCCGTTCGGGGAGGACGGAACGATTCAGGGCATGCTTGATCTTGCGGACATCCGGTATGTCGGCTCAGGCGTGCTCGCCTCCGCGCTCATGATGGACAAGCAGTTCATGAAACTGGTTTTCCTCGAGGCCGGGCTGGATGTGGGTCCTTATGTCGTCATCACCGACAAGGACTGGGTCCAAGACGCTGAAGGTGCATTGGCGCGCTGTGAGAAGCTCACCTATCCCTTGTTCGTCAAGCCATGCCGGGCGGGGTCGAGCATGGGCGTGGTCCGCGTCGCTGGCCCGGAAGAGCTGCGTGCTGCGGTGAAGACGGCCCGGGAGCACGACCCCAAAGTCATGGTCGAAGAAGGAATCTTCGGCCGGGAGATCGAGTGCGGCGTTCTTGAAGGCCGTTCCGGGTGTCCTGATCGCGTGAGCGAACTCGGCGAGATTGCGGTGGAGCATGGGCACGATTTCTATGATTTCGATGCGAAGTACCTCCACTCCGAAGATGTGAGGCTGTCCTGCCCGGCCGTCCTCCCCTCGGAGGACGCTGACAAGATGCGTGCACAGGCTTTGACGGCTTTTGCTGCTGCAGGCTGTGAGGGCTTGGCGCGGGTCGACTTCTTCTACACACCAGACCGGCGCATCGTGATCAACGAGATCAACACGATGCCGGGGTTCACCCCCTCCTCCATGTATCCCCAGGTGTGGGCGGAGACCGGCATGAGTTATCCAGAGCTGATCAGTGAGCTGGTCGAGCTGGCTCTGGAGCGTCGACTCGGATTGCGTTGA
- a CDS encoding DUF3515 family protein encodes MTSRLTFHHTTRGRWALSSLVICATLLGGGYWFVTGREPSAASAGHAADEACSHVTEQWPSQVGGQQRRAVRGNPTAVAAWGKPAIIARCGVDTPGPTTDECIAVNGIDWVGRRLNDGMAFVTYGRSPAVEILVPREYAPEPLLLGAFAEAAGQIPQGRHTCR; translated from the coding sequence ATGACCTCTCGCCTGACCTTTCATCACACGACGAGAGGCCGATGGGCTTTGTCCTCACTGGTCATCTGCGCAACCCTCCTCGGAGGAGGGTACTGGTTCGTCACCGGACGTGAACCATCCGCTGCCTCGGCAGGACATGCGGCTGACGAGGCATGCTCCCATGTCACCGAACAATGGCCCTCCCAGGTAGGTGGTCAGCAGCGAAGAGCTGTCCGCGGGAACCCGACCGCTGTCGCTGCGTGGGGAAAGCCCGCGATCATCGCCCGCTGTGGTGTCGACACACCGGGGCCGACCACTGACGAATGCATTGCTGTCAACGGAATCGACTGGGTCGGTCGTCGACTCAACGACGGAATGGCCTTCGTCACCTACGGGCGTTCACCTGCGGTCGAGATCCTGGTCCCACGGGAGTACGCCCCAGAGCCCCTCTTGTTGGGTGCTTTCGCGGAGGCGGCTGGACAGATCCCTCAAGGAAGACACACCTGCCGTTGA
- a CDS encoding Lrp/AsnC family transcriptional regulator: MVQAYILIQTEVGKSSIVANTIGELDGVVETAEVTGPYDVIAHLEAESIEALGKLVIARIQEVPSITRTTTCTVVHV, translated from the coding sequence ATGGTCCAGGCTTACATCCTCATTCAGACCGAGGTCGGGAAGTCCTCGATCGTTGCCAATACCATCGGTGAGCTGGACGGCGTCGTCGAGACCGCAGAAGTCACTGGCCCGTACGATGTGATCGCGCATCTCGAGGCCGAGTCCATCGAAGCATTGGGCAAGCTGGTCATCGCCCGCATCCAGGAAGTGCCGAGCATCACCCGGACCACGACCTGCACGGTCGTACACGTCTGA
- a CDS encoding thiamine-phosphate kinase, translating to MSTVPSNLQGSRARLGDLSEEEVLRVILPLMTSPDSRVLVGPGDDAAVMSARDGRFVTSTDASMRDVDWRDDWSSGEDVGRKIVAQNLADVAAMGAAPAGLLVTLLAGEDTGLDWVRELARGIGEASREADCPVLGGDLGAAPTAVVVLSVTSFGDLQGRAPVLRSGAQVGDVVAVAGTLGRSGAGLALLQSGRTDMSEEAVAQELVAVHRVPRPPLSAGPRAADAGAHALIDISDGLIRDTGRIASASGVRIALSSEQLAMDIEVISPVWGREKALEMVLTGGEEHALLGVFPPDVALPSGFRKIGEVLSGEGVTVDGERRQGGGWDHFAG from the coding sequence ATGTCCACTGTCCCGTCGAATCTGCAGGGGAGCCGGGCCCGACTCGGCGACCTGAGCGAAGAAGAAGTGCTTCGAGTCATTTTGCCGCTGATGACCTCCCCGGACAGCCGGGTGTTGGTCGGGCCAGGTGACGACGCTGCTGTGATGTCGGCGAGAGACGGCCGCTTCGTCACCTCGACCGATGCCTCGATGAGGGATGTCGATTGGCGGGACGACTGGTCCTCAGGCGAGGATGTCGGCCGCAAGATCGTGGCCCAGAACCTCGCTGATGTGGCCGCGATGGGGGCGGCTCCTGCAGGCCTGCTGGTCACTTTGCTGGCTGGGGAAGATACTGGGCTGGATTGGGTAAGGGAGCTGGCGCGGGGAATCGGCGAAGCCTCTCGGGAAGCTGATTGCCCTGTTCTTGGGGGGGACCTGGGCGCTGCCCCTACTGCGGTGGTGGTCCTCTCGGTCACATCTTTCGGCGACCTCCAGGGGAGGGCTCCGGTGCTCCGCTCGGGGGCGCAGGTGGGGGACGTCGTGGCAGTAGCCGGAACGTTGGGTCGTTCAGGAGCTGGATTGGCTCTTCTTCAGTCGGGACGTACAGATATGTCTGAGGAGGCAGTGGCTCAGGAATTGGTGGCCGTGCATCGGGTCCCTCGTCCACCGTTGTCTGCTGGCCCGCGAGCTGCTGATGCCGGCGCTCACGCCTTGATCGATATCAGTGATGGACTGATCCGGGACACAGGGCGCATTGCATCGGCCAGCGGGGTAAGGATTGCGCTTTCCTCTGAGCAGCTGGCGATGGACATCGAGGTGATTTCTCCGGTGTGGGGCAGAGAAAAGGCCTTGGAGATGGTGCTCACCGGTGGCGAAGAGCACGCTCTACTCGGCGTCTTTCCCCCTGATGTGGCTCTCCCTAGTGGTTTTCGCAAGATTGGGGAGGTTCTGTCCGGGGAAGGGGTGACGGTGGACGGAGAACGTAGGCAAGGCGGCGGCTGGGATCATTTCGCCGGGTGA
- the rpmB gene encoding 50S ribosomal protein L28, with product MAANCDVCGKGPTFGHSISHSHRRTNRRWTPNIQRVKAFVGEAGVTPKRLNVCTSCLKAGKVKR from the coding sequence GTGGCTGCCAACTGCGATGTCTGCGGCAAGGGGCCGACCTTCGGTCACAGCATCTCGCACTCACACCGCCGCACGAACCGCCGTTGGACCCCGAACATCCAGCGGGTCAAGGCGTTCGTCGGCGAAGCAGGTGTCACCCCGAAGCGGCTCAATGTCTGCACTTCCTGCCTGAAGGCAGGAAAGGTCAAGCGCTAA
- a CDS encoding DAK2 domain-containing protein: protein MAEVIERLDSKKAWRWAVATRAALNSSADSLDSLNVFPIPDRDTGSNLRFTFHAALCSLERSASIKEAPLSIVTDALASASALNARGNSGVILSQMLRGLAEVLAENPQYDEEDLDAKGLALALARMAEHARQGVASPVEGTVLTVADAAAEGALSCARIGGSFNQVVAAALTAAECALQETPRTLPVLDQAGVVDAGGAGYVLMLRVLAETVTGGKAGQRRSDTEQNWKVASRTMTRDTHRTERPQGAGAATGASGNSAVHSREVMFTLPHIGLERRNLLCKELETVGDSVAVTGGANFTTVHIHTCEPGAALELARRHGTPQQVRVTDLHTGSKLLVVASEHTSRAVLTGSGLEVADPAVMKRSVVEEGLPADPEDTVVLIVDTTAQKVDSSPPDDDPRRFILTTGCVISTLAAASVYDSGRPGAENIRTMSLAARGCRTGLIQPSVNSETGGPATWVAVVEDEVVLGTHGETDAVLALTRFLLSPDSEILTLVIGAAADLGRCNSRAGLVALLKEQYPGVELRCLSSEAEEYAFLIGVE, encoded by the coding sequence GTGGCAGAGGTGATCGAACGGCTGGATTCGAAGAAAGCTTGGCGTTGGGCGGTAGCCACGCGAGCGGCCTTGAACTCCAGCGCAGACAGCCTCGACTCCCTCAACGTCTTCCCGATACCTGACCGCGACACCGGAAGTAATCTTCGCTTCACCTTCCACGCTGCACTCTGTTCCTTGGAACGCTCAGCTTCGATCAAGGAAGCTCCGCTTTCGATCGTGACCGATGCACTTGCCAGCGCCTCGGCATTGAACGCACGTGGCAACTCCGGTGTGATTCTCAGCCAGATGTTGCGCGGGCTCGCGGAGGTGCTTGCAGAGAACCCCCAGTACGACGAAGAGGACTTGGACGCGAAGGGGCTTGCTCTCGCGTTGGCGCGGATGGCTGAGCATGCACGGCAGGGCGTGGCAAGTCCCGTGGAAGGCACGGTCCTCACCGTGGCCGATGCTGCCGCAGAGGGGGCTCTGAGCTGCGCACGCATTGGCGGATCCTTCAACCAGGTAGTGGCTGCGGCTTTGACGGCAGCCGAATGCGCACTGCAAGAAACTCCTCGGACTTTGCCTGTTCTGGACCAGGCAGGTGTTGTCGACGCCGGGGGAGCAGGCTACGTGCTCATGTTGCGTGTCTTGGCCGAAACCGTGACCGGCGGTAAGGCCGGACAGAGGCGGAGTGACACCGAACAGAACTGGAAAGTGGCCTCGAGGACCATGACCCGCGACACACACCGCACAGAACGGCCACAGGGTGCTGGCGCGGCTACCGGTGCGTCTGGAAACAGTGCAGTTCACAGTCGTGAGGTCATGTTCACCCTTCCCCATATCGGCCTGGAACGACGGAACCTGCTGTGCAAGGAATTGGAGACTGTCGGCGATAGCGTGGCAGTCACCGGTGGCGCGAATTTCACGACTGTACACATCCATACCTGCGAGCCAGGGGCAGCTCTGGAACTGGCTCGCAGACACGGTACGCCCCAACAGGTACGGGTCACCGACCTGCATACAGGGAGCAAATTGCTCGTGGTCGCCTCCGAACACACGTCCAGGGCGGTGCTCACCGGAAGCGGACTCGAAGTTGCCGATCCTGCGGTGATGAAGCGTTCTGTCGTCGAGGAAGGTCTCCCGGCTGATCCGGAGGACACCGTCGTACTGATCGTGGACACAACCGCTCAGAAGGTGGACAGCTCGCCCCCTGACGACGATCCGAGACGCTTCATCCTGACCACGGGTTGCGTGATCTCGACGTTGGCTGCGGCCTCCGTGTACGACTCCGGTAGGCCAGGCGCCGAGAACATTCGGACGATGTCTCTCGCAGCGAGAGGATGTCGGACAGGGCTGATCCAACCGTCGGTGAACAGTGAAACTGGCGGGCCGGCTACATGGGTCGCCGTCGTCGAGGACGAAGTGGTGCTCGGCACCCACGGGGAAACCGATGCAGTGCTCGCTCTGACCCGATTTCTACTGTCACCGGACAGCGAAATCCTCACCCTCGTCATCGGCGCCGCCGCCGACCTCGGTCGATGTAACTCTCGGGCTGGATTGGTTGCTTTGCTGAAAGAGCAATATCCCGGTGTCGAGCTGCGTTGTCTGTCCAGCGAAGCGGAAGAATATGCCTTCCTGATCGGGGTGGAGTGA
- a CDS encoding ATP-dependent DNA helicase RecG: MVTLRTPLKNALPAHAAKQLSSQRSLATVEDLLWFLPRRYLDRQTDLGSLHEGDPIAFVGEVVTAATRTMRQRRGRMLNATVRTSGGQEIDLTFFSAYGHEHALKPGVRGIFAGQVGRYGARWQLAHPAYEVFDEESRIDSAPLDGVELFPIYLDVPKLPSFTISRLVVQTLLMMEEPPALVPEQIRRARNLPSFVQAMELVHRPKGHADHHRGMRALKYEEALVLQTVLAKRRNEQACAMAVPRNTQDSVLLAEFDRRLPFTLTQGQQQVCEEIFADLAQGRPMNRLLQGEVGSGKTVVALRAMLAVVDAGGQAALLAPTEVLAAQHLRSIRGMLGDLAQSGLLGGAAQGTTITLLTGHQSSAERRRSLLEVASGQAGIVVGTHALLQDKVDFADLGLVVVDEQHRFGVEQRDALRKKAKEGSPHVLVMTATPIPRTVAMTVFGDMDTSVLDQVPTGRSPIVSHVVDNARWYDRVWERLGEEVRAGHQAYVVCPRIGDPDDDTDVFAFSEENNFYEEREYDDWGDPLPRFDSPGGETNGAPPRPARGVLATLTELQMHPALQGLRIGLLHGRLPSEEKESVMNAFSAGEIDVLVATTIVEVGVDVPNATLMVILDADRFGISQLHQLRGRVGRGTAAGLCLLVTGSQASTARDRLGAVAATVDGFELSRLDLQQRREGDVLGARQAGGSSSLKVLRVRTDEQIIVQAREDALAIVEEDASLSRYPALAAAVNQMMDAERAAFLERG, encoded by the coding sequence TTGGTCACTCTTCGTACACCGCTGAAGAACGCCCTTCCTGCCCACGCAGCGAAACAACTGAGCTCTCAGCGCAGCCTGGCTACTGTGGAAGACCTTCTGTGGTTCCTGCCGCGGCGTTATCTGGACCGACAGACCGATCTAGGCTCCCTTCACGAAGGAGATCCGATTGCTTTCGTCGGAGAGGTCGTGACAGCAGCCACTCGGACCATGCGGCAACGCAGAGGACGGATGTTGAACGCCACTGTTCGCACGAGCGGTGGGCAGGAGATCGATCTGACCTTCTTCTCCGCCTATGGTCACGAACATGCGTTGAAGCCGGGAGTCCGTGGGATCTTCGCCGGTCAGGTCGGTCGATACGGTGCTCGATGGCAGCTGGCCCACCCTGCTTATGAGGTGTTCGACGAAGAGAGCCGCATCGATTCGGCTCCCCTGGACGGCGTCGAACTCTTCCCCATCTACCTCGATGTGCCCAAACTGCCCTCCTTCACGATCAGTCGTCTGGTCGTGCAGACGCTTCTGATGATGGAGGAGCCCCCCGCACTGGTGCCGGAGCAGATCAGGCGAGCGCGGAATCTGCCCAGCTTCGTGCAAGCCATGGAGCTGGTCCATCGGCCCAAAGGACATGCGGACCACCATCGTGGAATGCGGGCGCTGAAGTATGAAGAGGCGCTTGTCCTGCAGACCGTACTGGCCAAACGTCGGAACGAGCAGGCTTGTGCGATGGCAGTTCCCCGAAATACACAGGACTCAGTGCTGTTGGCCGAGTTCGACCGAAGGCTGCCTTTTACCCTGACACAGGGGCAGCAACAGGTGTGTGAAGAGATCTTCGCCGATCTGGCTCAGGGACGCCCGATGAATCGGCTTCTCCAAGGAGAGGTGGGCTCGGGGAAGACCGTTGTCGCGCTGCGTGCGATGCTTGCCGTGGTCGACGCAGGCGGGCAGGCCGCGCTCCTGGCACCGACGGAGGTCCTGGCCGCGCAACACCTCCGCTCCATCCGAGGAATGCTCGGCGATCTGGCTCAGAGCGGACTACTCGGCGGAGCTGCACAGGGAACAACGATCACCCTGCTCACCGGGCATCAGAGCAGCGCCGAACGCCGTAGGTCCTTACTCGAAGTGGCATCAGGTCAGGCGGGGATCGTCGTAGGCACCCACGCGCTCCTGCAGGACAAAGTCGACTTCGCGGACCTGGGGCTGGTGGTGGTCGACGAACAGCATCGATTCGGCGTGGAACAGCGTGACGCCCTGCGGAAGAAAGCGAAGGAAGGCAGTCCGCACGTTCTGGTCATGACAGCGACGCCGATCCCTCGCACCGTCGCGATGACGGTCTTCGGAGATATGGACACGTCCGTCTTGGACCAGGTTCCCACCGGGCGCTCGCCGATCGTCTCCCACGTGGTGGACAACGCCCGCTGGTACGACAGGGTATGGGAGCGACTTGGTGAGGAGGTCCGCGCCGGGCATCAGGCCTATGTGGTCTGTCCTCGGATCGGCGATCCGGACGACGACACCGACGTCTTCGCCTTCTCGGAGGAGAACAACTTCTACGAGGAGAGGGAGTACGACGACTGGGGAGATCCACTTCCGCGGTTCGATTCCCCTGGTGGAGAGACCAATGGTGCGCCCCCCCGCCCGGCCAGAGGCGTACTGGCCACTCTGACTGAGTTGCAGATGCATCCAGCACTGCAAGGGCTACGGATCGGGCTCCTGCATGGCCGGCTTCCGTCCGAGGAGAAGGAATCCGTGATGAACGCCTTCTCCGCAGGGGAGATCGATGTTCTCGTGGCGACCACCATCGTCGAGGTCGGTGTCGATGTTCCCAACGCGACGCTCATGGTCATACTGGACGCCGACCGTTTCGGGATCAGCCAATTGCATCAGCTACGCGGAAGAGTCGGCCGAGGCACTGCCGCTGGTCTGTGCCTGCTAGTGACCGGTTCGCAGGCTTCGACCGCTCGGGATCGACTCGGGGCGGTGGCAGCCACGGTGGATGGCTTCGAGCTGTCCCGTCTGGACCTCCAGCAGCGCAGGGAGGGAGACGTTCTGGGCGCCAGGCAAGCTGGTGGATCTTCCTCGTTGAAAGTGCTGAGGGTTCGGACCGATGAGCAGATCATCGTTCAGGCCAGGGAGGACGCGCTCGCCATTGTCGAGGAGGACGCGTCATTGAGCCGGTACCCGGCTCTGGCGGCAGCGGTCAACCAGATGATGGATGCAGAACGGGCAGCTTTCCTGGAACGAGGATGA
- the rsmD gene encoding 16S rRNA (guanine(966)-N(2))-methyltransferase RsmD — MTRIVAGVAGGLRLATPSGAGTRPTSDRVREALFSRLDHLGVLEGARVLDLYAGSGALGLEAMSRGAQHVVLVEQARAAAGVARRNLAQVAEACRGAADRCSGTVRGESVQRVLDSGPTGEAYDLVFSDPPYELAEERLCEDLELLMRRHWLTETAMVVVERSARSPEPEWPRGLRRFSEKRYGETQLWFAELDLTTALFDESESS, encoded by the coding sequence ATGACACGTATCGTGGCGGGCGTGGCCGGTGGTTTGAGGTTGGCCACTCCCTCGGGAGCGGGCACCAGGCCGACCAGCGATCGGGTCCGGGAAGCGCTCTTCTCTCGTCTGGATCATCTCGGGGTCCTGGAAGGCGCTCGTGTGCTGGATCTCTACGCAGGCTCAGGGGCTTTGGGCTTGGAAGCGATGAGCCGTGGTGCGCAACACGTCGTTCTGGTGGAGCAGGCGCGTGCCGCTGCAGGCGTGGCGCGGCGGAATCTCGCTCAGGTGGCTGAGGCCTGCCGTGGGGCCGCTGATCGGTGCTCCGGAACGGTCCGGGGCGAATCCGTACAACGTGTGCTCGACAGCGGGCCGACGGGTGAGGCTTACGATCTCGTCTTTTCTGATCCACCTTATGAATTGGCTGAAGAACGTCTCTGTGAAGACCTGGAACTGCTCATGCGCCGTCACTGGTTGACTGAAACAGCCATGGTTGTGGTGGAGCGGTCCGCCCGCTCACCGGAACCTGAGTGGCCTCGAGGGCTTCGGCGCTTTTCGGAGAAGCGATACGGCGAAACGCAATTGTGGTTCGCGGAACTGGATTTGACCACCGCGCTATTCGATGAGTCGGAAAGTTCGTAG
- the coaD gene encoding pantetheine-phosphate adenylyltransferase, with protein MSAVRRCVCPGSYDPVTLGHLDVVTRACALYDEVVVAILHNPAKQGMFTPQERLELVEGELSSAGLTTVKVVTFADRLLVDVCRDLGIQAIIKGLRGETDYSYELPMAVMNRHLTGVETLFLPGEPTYSQVSSSLMKEVARLGGDISGLVSAPVQQALKDRLAGSH; from the coding sequence GTGAGTGCTGTCCGTCGCTGCGTCTGTCCCGGGTCCTACGATCCGGTCACCCTTGGCCACCTGGATGTGGTCACGAGGGCTTGTGCCCTGTACGACGAGGTCGTGGTCGCGATTCTGCACAACCCGGCCAAACAGGGGATGTTCACTCCGCAGGAGCGACTCGAGTTGGTTGAGGGCGAACTCTCATCTGCAGGTCTGACCACGGTGAAGGTGGTGACTTTCGCCGATCGTCTCTTGGTCGATGTCTGTAGGGATCTGGGCATTCAAGCGATCATCAAGGGGCTGCGGGGGGAGACGGACTACAGCTATGAGCTGCCGATGGCGGTGATGAATCGTCATTTGACGGGGGTCGAGACACTTTTTCTTCCCGGGGAACCCACTTACAGCCAGGTCTCTTCGTCCTTGATGAAGGAAGTGGCGCGTTTGGGCGGGGATATCTCAGGCCTGGTCTCTGCCCCGGTACAGCAAGCCTTGAAGGACAGGTTGGCGGGTTCGCACTGA
- a CDS encoding YceD family protein → MNSVDPRSPLVLDTRVLGRRAGSMSEFQRVVRLDDEMGTEVIAIPAGEELEIDARLESVLEGVLVSGTVESVARGACVRCLETMSLPVLARFQELFAYADRATHHQEVGGDDEGQYVLEKDLLDLQPVLRDAVVLQLPFQPVCRTDCPGLCSECGQPLADDLEHSHEIIDPRWASLTSLLQTEGVHVEEKRN, encoded by the coding sequence ATGAACAGCGTAGATCCTCGTAGTCCTCTGGTGCTCGACACCCGAGTTCTGGGGAGACGTGCAGGTTCGATGAGCGAATTCCAGCGCGTCGTCCGGCTGGATGACGAGATGGGTACGGAAGTCATTGCTATCCCTGCCGGGGAAGAGCTCGAGATCGATGCTCGACTCGAGTCAGTCCTGGAAGGGGTGCTCGTCTCAGGAACGGTCGAGTCGGTTGCACGGGGCGCCTGCGTGCGATGCCTGGAGACGATGAGCCTGCCAGTTCTGGCTCGCTTCCAGGAATTGTTCGCCTACGCCGACCGCGCGACCCACCACCAAGAGGTGGGAGGCGACGACGAAGGCCAGTACGTGCTGGAGAAAGACTTGCTCGATCTTCAGCCTGTACTCCGAGACGCGGTGGTGTTGCAGCTGCCGTTCCAGCCGGTCTGCCGGACGGATTGTCCCGGTCTGTGCTCCGAGTGCGGTCAACCCCTTGCCGATGACTTGGAGCATTCCCACGAGATCATCGACCCCCGCTGGGCGTCACTCACGAGTCTTTTGCAGACCGAGGGCGTCCACGTTGAAGAGAAGAGGAACTGA
- the rpmF gene encoding 50S ribosomal protein L32 → MAVPKRKMSRSNTRSRRANWKATPTALAMCPTCSSPKMPHIACSSCGSYNGRHYAVAERSEHQA, encoded by the coding sequence GTGGCCGTCCCCAAGCGGAAGATGTCGCGCTCCAACACCCGTTCCCGTCGCGCCAACTGGAAGGCCACGCCGACGGCTCTGGCGATGTGCCCGACCTGCTCGTCGCCGAAGATGCCGCACATCGCCTGCTCGTCCTGTGGCTCCTACAACGGGCGTCACTACGCCGTCGCGGAGCGCAGCGAGCACCAGGCCTGA